The Methanocella arvoryzae MRE50 genome includes a region encoding these proteins:
- a CDS encoding DUF998 domain-containing protein, whose amino-acid sequence MAENKRYVRLGAYFGMAATAAFVLFTLIAVYLYPGPFSPLESTVSHLGNPSANPDGHLVFDAGCMVGGVLFLPFVASLAFLRTASKWQSRLAAAAVVPGIVASVGLALIGLYPETVREVHVPAAMLTFLCLTAMLLLVNLALWGEPKYPGWLAFIGALAIVSNFAQIGLVLTGSFPTIVEWLSAYLPQAWVLLFCWHTLTEA is encoded by the coding sequence GTGGCAGAGAATAAGAGGTACGTGAGGCTTGGCGCATATTTTGGCATGGCGGCCACCGCAGCGTTCGTGCTGTTCACGCTTATTGCAGTATATCTGTACCCGGGCCCGTTCAGCCCGCTGGAGAGCACCGTCAGCCACCTCGGCAACCCTTCGGCCAACCCGGACGGTCACCTTGTCTTCGACGCTGGTTGCATGGTCGGAGGTGTGCTGTTCTTGCCCTTCGTCGCCAGCCTGGCGTTCCTGAGGACTGCGAGCAAATGGCAGAGCCGTCTTGCTGCCGCGGCCGTAGTACCGGGCATAGTGGCGAGCGTCGGCCTGGCTTTGATCGGCCTGTACCCTGAGACCGTGCGAGAAGTCCATGTACCGGCCGCCATGTTGACCTTCCTCTGCCTGACCGCCATGCTACTGCTCGTTAATCTGGCACTGTGGGGAGAGCCGAAATACCCCGGCTGGCTGGCGTTTATCGGCGCCCTGGCGATCGTCAGCAACTTCGCCCAGATCGGCCTGGTACTAACGGGCAGCTTCCCCACCATCGTCGAATGGCTGTCCGCCTACCTGCCCCAGGCCTGGGTCCTGTTATTCTGCTGGCACACCCTGACTGAAGCCTGA
- a CDS encoding GNAT family N-acetyltransferase: protein MQDPVVIAAGINAYMPSDYVHMGETMIAFVATSGGEVVGFYFVKQLDPSTAELMLLYVKGGYKGKGIGTVLLDHMESLLRTRYPGTRRVELDTIVPGYNGKFYEKKGFCRTGESELRYPDRIVKAVRMAKELRQTTAG, encoded by the coding sequence ATGCAGGACCCGGTCGTGATCGCCGCGGGCATCAACGCCTACATGCCATCCGACTACGTGCACATGGGCGAGACTATGATCGCCTTCGTGGCCACCTCCGGAGGCGAAGTGGTCGGCTTTTACTTCGTAAAGCAGCTCGACCCTTCGACGGCAGAGCTCATGCTGCTGTACGTGAAAGGCGGCTACAAGGGCAAGGGCATCGGCACAGTTCTCCTCGATCACATGGAAAGCCTGCTGCGGACCAGATACCCGGGAACCCGCAGGGTTGAGCTGGACACCATCGTGCCCGGGTATAACGGGAAGTTCTACGAGAAGAAGGGTTTCTGCCGCACGGGAGAGAGCGAACTGCGATACCCGGACCGGATCGTGAAAGCCGTGCGCATGGCTAAAGAGCTAAGGCAGACGACAGCCGGATAA
- a CDS encoding MogA/MoaB family molybdenum cofactor biosynthesis protein, whose product MEKASHEKHQEKSKGQSYKVAVIIASTSRHQQYGDSDSPEKCGDESGRIILDYLSGAGHKTAYRLLPDDVERLKSGLQEMLDEGADAAIVCGGTGLTRADVTIEAITPLFGKVIPGFGELFRLKSYEEVGTASVLSRAAAGTIGDKAVFCIPGSPNAARLALSQIILPELGHIISHIRK is encoded by the coding sequence ATGGAAAAGGCATCACACGAGAAGCACCAGGAGAAGTCGAAAGGCCAGTCCTACAAAGTAGCCGTCATCATCGCCAGCACTTCCAGGCACCAGCAGTATGGAGACAGCGACTCGCCGGAGAAGTGCGGCGACGAGTCGGGCAGGATCATCCTGGACTACCTCTCCGGGGCCGGGCACAAAACGGCATACCGGCTGCTCCCCGACGACGTGGAGAGGCTGAAGTCAGGGCTGCAGGAGATGCTGGATGAGGGCGCCGACGCTGCCATCGTGTGCGGCGGCACTGGCCTGACCAGGGCAGACGTGACGATCGAGGCTATCACACCCCTGTTCGGGAAGGTCATCCCGGGCTTCGGGGAGCTGTTCCGGCTGAAAAGCTACGAGGAGGTCGGCACCGCCAGCGTCCTGAGCAGGGCGGCGGCAGGCACCATCGGGGACAAAGCGGTATTCTGCATCCCGGGGTCCCCGAACGCGGCCAGGCTGGCACTATCCCAGATCATACTGCCCGAGCTCGGGCACATCATCTCCCATATCCGCAAGTGA
- a CDS encoding 3'-5' exonuclease has product MTVTICVIDTETTGLGIFGKERREDYALSIGMLVADIDLEARRIECRDCMDSLIRIPDPSMAEDTFFVHGITPEQVAAAPAPEEVCRKFLTLHSNHSFTFAGAWNHKFDRYFVDKLFKQTGVRQPGLSWIEMQPKPYAKLDHYADSIQCEKIRALPGHNALNDCFRALGVYATMGGLEMDVSKVSARWL; this is encoded by the coding sequence ATCACGGTTACCATATGCGTCATCGATACTGAGACTACGGGCCTCGGCATCTTCGGAAAAGAGCGCCGGGAGGATTACGCTTTGAGCATCGGCATGCTGGTCGCCGATATCGACCTCGAGGCGAGAAGGATAGAGTGCCGGGACTGCATGGATTCGCTCATCCGCATTCCCGACCCCTCGATGGCGGAGGATACCTTTTTCGTCCACGGCATCACCCCTGAGCAGGTGGCCGCCGCCCCTGCCCCGGAGGAGGTCTGCCGGAAGTTCCTCACGCTCCACAGCAATCACAGCTTCACCTTTGCCGGGGCGTGGAACCACAAGTTTGACAGGTATTTTGTCGATAAGCTGTTCAAGCAGACCGGAGTCAGGCAGCCGGGCCTGAGCTGGATCGAGATGCAGCCGAAGCCCTACGCGAAGCTTGACCACTACGCCGATTCCATCCAGTGCGAGAAGATCAGGGCCCTGCCCGGCCACAACGCGCTGAACGACTGCTTCAGGGCACTGGGAGTCTACGCTACGATGGGCGGCTTAGAGATGGATGTGTCGAAAGTCTCTGCCCGGTGGCTTTAA
- a CDS encoding HEAT repeat domain-containing protein produces MKSGRLVAAAITLAASSWIMAVPAQASTRGYDTSGNPWTGLLITILILLAVIAFALAYMCMDRLEQRRIDVKKKRGDIDGLIKALRVPWLSTKAARALGEIGDERAIEPLIQALSCRSAETREAVVDALGNIGDQRAVEKLNAALDDRYVSVREHARSSIEKIRSRAHPAGNGNAGA; encoded by the coding sequence ATGAAAAGCGGTCGCTTAGTAGCCGCGGCCATTACGCTGGCGGCATCATCGTGGATTATGGCAGTCCCGGCTCAGGCCAGCACTCGCGGGTACGACACGAGCGGCAACCCGTGGACAGGCCTGCTTATTACGATTTTAATACTACTGGCAGTGATAGCCTTCGCCCTCGCCTACATGTGCATGGACAGGCTCGAGCAGCGGAGGATCGACGTGAAGAAGAAGCGAGGGGATATCGACGGCCTGATCAAAGCCCTCCGTGTGCCCTGGCTGAGCACGAAGGCCGCCCGGGCGCTGGGGGAGATAGGGGACGAGAGAGCGATCGAGCCGCTGATCCAGGCCCTGAGCTGCCGGAGCGCCGAAACCCGGGAAGCCGTCGTGGACGCGCTGGGCAACATCGGCGACCAGAGGGCGGTAGAAAAGCTTAACGCTGCCCTGGACGACCGCTACGTCAGCGTCAGGGAGCACGCCCGCAGTTCTATCGAGAAGATCAGGAGCAGGGCACACCCCGCCGGCAATGGCAACGCCGGCGCCTGA
- a CDS encoding DNA polymerase II large subunit, with amino-acid sequence MPPKTSEAQEAYFKKLEAEFLHCREIATAARRKGYDPSLEVEIPSATDLADRVEVIMGVPGLAAHIRKCEEKMSREEASLQVAADIAEGLVGKFKDEEEAVQCAVRTAVAVLTEGVVAAPLEGISAVKLAKNDDGTEYIKVYFAGPIRSAGGTAEALAVLAADYVRRKTGRAPYKIRDVEVERFVEEIMLYKSIAHLQYTPTDEEIRLIVRNCPVCIDGEPTEQEEVQGYRNLERVETNRVRGGIALVIAEGIILKAPKVKKHVDKLKFDGWEWLDKIIAGSKPAGGENKEEEKKIKPKDKFLADLIAGRPVFGHPSRAGGFRLRYGRSRNTGFATAGIHPASMTIMDDFIATGTQLKVERPGKAAAMVPVDSLEGPTVRLFNGDVVRISDEKTALKVRPDVSQILDNGEIIINYGDFLENNHTFVPSPYVEEWWIQDLEEKTKDKVEVNSPEEAFAVSEKYGVPLHPKYTYMWMDLTTDDVVYLARYISASGMVENGELRLPVEQRSKSLLEILLIPQKVRDNTVILSAEDTYILCRCLGLNPDLSMKNPDAYAGLDSHAWKAVSALCGVTVMDRAPARIGARMGRPEKSKLREMKPPVHVLFPVGEAGGMRRSLQDASAYSKSMTDRIGEIEVEVGRRKCPDCGKMTYMVACECGGHTIPVYGCPDCGISGIEGDCPKCHKPTTPNVKQKIDVKGLYAAALKRVGERDNFEVLKGVQGLISKEKTPEPLEKGILRAKHEVFVFKDGTIRYDMSDVPLTHFIPREIGLSVEKARELGYEKDTYGAPLESPEQVCELRVQDIILSHDASNYLLKVCAFLDDELEKYYGLPRYYNVHEEQDLIGHLVIGLAPHTSAGVLGRIIGFVSSSAGYAHPFFHAAKRRNCDGDEDCVMMLMDGLLNFSLSYLPDRRGGKMDAPLVLSMRIDPKEIDKESHNIDVMARYPKEFYLATREFKAPKDVEKIMDLVSKRLGTPEQYEGFKFTHGTSDIAAGPANSAYKTLGSMEDKLKAQLELGRRLRAVDEKDVAERVINSHFLPDLIGNLRAFSTQQMRCVKCGERYRRPPLTGTCPRCGGGRVILTVHEGAVTKYMDVSLAIAKEYGVPSYTIQRLELLSLSIKSLFENDKSKQTGLADFM; translated from the coding sequence ATGCCCCCGAAGACCAGCGAAGCGCAGGAAGCCTATTTCAAGAAGCTGGAGGCGGAGTTCCTCCACTGCAGGGAGATCGCTACCGCCGCCCGGAGGAAGGGCTATGATCCTTCTCTGGAGGTCGAGATCCCCTCGGCAACGGACCTTGCTGACCGTGTAGAGGTCATCATGGGCGTGCCCGGGCTGGCGGCGCACATCCGCAAGTGCGAGGAGAAGATGTCCCGTGAAGAGGCCTCGCTGCAGGTGGCGGCCGATATTGCGGAAGGCCTCGTCGGCAAGTTCAAGGACGAGGAGGAGGCCGTCCAGTGCGCCGTCCGCACTGCTGTGGCGGTCCTGACCGAGGGCGTGGTGGCCGCGCCGCTGGAGGGCATCTCCGCCGTCAAGCTGGCCAAGAACGACGACGGCACCGAGTACATCAAGGTCTATTTTGCCGGCCCCATCCGGAGCGCCGGGGGCACGGCGGAGGCGCTGGCCGTGCTGGCCGCCGACTACGTCCGCCGTAAGACCGGGCGGGCGCCCTACAAGATCAGGGACGTCGAGGTGGAGCGCTTTGTAGAAGAGATCATGCTCTACAAGTCGATCGCCCACCTGCAGTACACCCCTACCGACGAGGAGATCCGGCTGATCGTGCGGAACTGCCCCGTATGCATCGACGGGGAACCGACGGAGCAGGAGGAAGTCCAGGGCTACCGCAATCTGGAACGGGTGGAGACCAACCGGGTGCGGGGCGGCATAGCGCTGGTTATCGCAGAGGGCATCATTCTCAAAGCCCCGAAAGTCAAGAAGCATGTGGACAAGCTCAAGTTCGACGGATGGGAGTGGCTGGACAAGATCATCGCCGGCTCCAAGCCCGCCGGGGGAGAGAACAAGGAAGAGGAGAAGAAGATCAAGCCCAAGGACAAATTTTTGGCGGACCTGATCGCAGGCCGCCCCGTGTTCGGGCATCCCTCGAGGGCAGGGGGCTTCCGGCTCAGGTACGGCCGGTCCCGGAACACGGGCTTTGCCACGGCAGGCATTCACCCTGCCTCCATGACGATCATGGACGACTTCATCGCCACGGGCACTCAGCTGAAAGTGGAGCGCCCCGGCAAGGCTGCGGCCATGGTCCCGGTGGACAGCCTCGAAGGGCCTACCGTGCGCCTGTTCAACGGTGACGTGGTGCGCATCAGCGATGAAAAGACCGCGCTGAAAGTGCGCCCGGACGTATCGCAGATCCTGGACAACGGGGAGATCATCATCAACTACGGTGACTTCCTGGAGAACAACCACACGTTCGTGCCTTCTCCATACGTGGAAGAGTGGTGGATCCAGGACCTCGAGGAGAAGACGAAGGACAAGGTAGAGGTTAACTCACCGGAGGAAGCCTTTGCAGTGTCTGAGAAGTACGGCGTGCCTCTGCACCCGAAGTACACGTACATGTGGATGGACCTGACCACGGACGACGTGGTCTACCTCGCCCGGTACATCAGCGCCAGCGGCATGGTGGAGAACGGCGAACTCCGGCTGCCTGTCGAGCAGCGGTCCAAGAGCCTGCTCGAAATCCTCCTCATCCCACAGAAGGTGCGGGATAACACTGTCATCCTCTCAGCGGAGGATACGTACATCCTTTGCAGATGCCTGGGCCTTAACCCCGACCTGTCGATGAAGAACCCGGACGCCTATGCCGGCCTCGACTCCCACGCCTGGAAGGCTGTGTCAGCGCTGTGCGGCGTCACAGTCATGGACCGGGCTCCCGCCCGGATCGGCGCGAGGATGGGCAGGCCTGAAAAAAGCAAGCTCCGGGAAATGAAGCCTCCGGTACACGTGCTCTTCCCCGTGGGCGAAGCAGGGGGCATGCGCAGGTCCCTGCAGGACGCGAGCGCCTACAGTAAGTCCATGACCGACAGGATCGGGGAGATCGAGGTAGAGGTCGGCAGGCGCAAATGCCCGGACTGCGGGAAGATGACCTACATGGTGGCCTGCGAGTGCGGGGGGCACACCATCCCTGTTTATGGGTGTCCCGACTGCGGCATCTCCGGCATAGAGGGCGACTGCCCGAAGTGCCACAAGCCTACGACGCCGAACGTGAAGCAGAAGATCGACGTCAAGGGCCTCTATGCAGCCGCCCTGAAGAGAGTGGGGGAGCGGGACAACTTCGAGGTGCTCAAGGGCGTGCAGGGCCTGATCTCGAAGGAGAAGACCCCGGAGCCGCTGGAGAAGGGCATTCTCAGGGCCAAGCACGAAGTCTTCGTGTTCAAGGACGGCACCATCCGTTACGACATGAGCGACGTGCCCCTCACCCACTTTATCCCCCGGGAGATCGGTCTCAGCGTCGAGAAGGCCAGAGAACTGGGCTACGAGAAGGATACCTACGGGGCTCCCCTGGAGTCGCCAGAGCAGGTGTGCGAGCTCCGGGTGCAGGACATCATCCTGTCCCACGATGCCTCTAACTACCTTTTGAAGGTATGCGCGTTCCTCGACGACGAACTGGAGAAGTACTATGGCCTGCCCAGGTACTACAACGTCCACGAGGAGCAGGATTTGATCGGCCACCTGGTCATCGGGCTGGCTCCGCATACCTCCGCCGGGGTGCTCGGCCGCATCATAGGCTTCGTCTCATCATCGGCAGGCTACGCCCACCCCTTCTTCCACGCCGCTAAAAGGAGGAACTGCGACGGGGACGAGGACTGTGTGATGATGCTGATGGACGGCCTGCTGAACTTCTCTTTATCCTACCTGCCTGACCGCCGGGGCGGCAAGATGGACGCCCCCCTCGTGCTGTCGATGCGGATCGACCCCAAGGAGATCGACAAGGAATCGCATAACATCGACGTGATGGCCCGCTATCCAAAAGAGTTCTACCTCGCCACCCGGGAATTCAAGGCCCCCAAGGACGTGGAGAAGATCATGGACCTCGTCTCCAAGCGGCTCGGAACGCCGGAGCAGTACGAGGGCTTCAAGTTCACCCACGGCACCAGCGACATCGCCGCCGGGCCCGCCAACTCCGCCTATAAGACCTTGGGCAGCATGGAGGATAAGCTCAAAGCCCAGCTCGAGCTGGGCCGGCGGCTCCGGGCGGTGGACGAGAAGGACGTGGCGGAGCGGGTGATCAACTCCCACTTCCTCCCGGACCTGATCGGCAACCTGAGAGCCTTTTCGACGCAACAGATGCGGTGCGTCAAGTGCGGCGAAAGGTACCGCAGGCCCCCTCTGACCGGAACTTGCCCCAGGTGCGGCGGAGGCAGAGTCATCCTGACCGTCCACGAAGGTGCGGTGACTAAGTACATGGACGTCTCCCTGGCCATCGCGAAGGAGTACGGAGTCCCCA